ATCCAGCAGAGCTCCCCCTTATTAAATTTAACGTTCGTATTGCTACTCCTCCCCTTGTCAATCACTCTCCCGATCCTTCAATTCCTTGGGGAGTGTGTTCTTCGTATATTTTCTCCCTTAAGCCGGGTGATAAGGTAACAGTATCCGGGCCCTACGGAGAATCTTTTATGAAGAATGACAAACGCCCAGTTATTTTCTTAATCGGAGGAGCTGGCTCTTCCTTCGGAAGAAGCCATATTCTCGATTTATTACTAGACAAACACACAGATAGAGATCTTACTTTATGGTATGGGGCTCGCTCTCTTAAAGAAAATATCTATCAAGAAGAATATGAAAAATTAGACAGAGAGTTTCCTAACTTCCATTATCACTTGGTCCTCTCCCAGCCCCTCCCAGAAGATTTAGAGAAGGGATGGGATAAAGACGATCCAATTAAAACTAACTTTTTGTTCAAAGCTTTTGAACTTGGTCAGCTCAGTAAGCTTCCTAATCCAGAAGACTACCTATACTATGTTTGTGGTCCGGCACTTCATAATAGTAGTATTCTCTCCTTGCTTGATAACTATGGGGTAGAGCGTTCTTCCATCGTCTTAGATGACTTTGGAAGTTAATCCTTTGCTACAAAAATCGGGAGCACACTCATTGAATTAAGCTCTCTTTTAATCTCACAATCTTGAGGAATTGACATTCCTGTAGGGATTTTTTCTGAAAGATTCGTAAATAAAACATCTCTTCCCCAAATATGAGGCCACCTACTATCGGCAATCCCCCCTCCCAATTTAATCATGCGAATTGCTTTCTCGAAATTCCCGACAAAACTTCTTTTACGAATGATAGGACGTCGGATTTTATAATCCCGTTTTCTTTTAACTCTATTCTTCTGAGGGATTTCTTTGAATGTCACACTCGCTCCAATCCCTAAGCCGACTGTGCTAGGATGCCTTTCTTGGATCATCTCAAGGGGTATCTGATTCTGTCGAATATAGTCGAACAAAACAGACTCTGATAATTGACGACGAAATGTTTTTCCCCCACTGACAGTAAGTTTTAATGTTCTAGAACCTGTAAATAATCCGGATTGCCTATCTTTAACTTGGAATGTATACGAAGCTTCTGTTTGTGAGCTGGTAGGCGTTCCCTTCAATTTTACCGAACGAGATGCTCCAGTTCCTTCTAAATCCAATGAGAGTCCTGATGGCAAACTTGTCTGATCAACAAGCTCATAATCACCACTCCCATTAGTAATAGACAATACTTCTATATCTACATATGTTCCAGCAATTAAAGTTTTATTATAAAGTTTTTGTGAAAAAGTCAGTTTTGGAAAAACAGAAAGTTTAAAAGATTTTTGAATTTCTGCTCCAGTTCCTCCGTCACGAATAGTAAAAGTAAAAGTATCTTGGCTTGTAACCGCTTGTGGAGTTCCATATATGGAACCATCACTGGACCTCCAAGATAAACCTGCAGGAAGAGCTGGAGAAATATTTGTAAAAGTAACCGATTTCCCTGTTACAGCAGAAGTTGCTGATAGTGGCGTATAATTTAAATAGCTCCCAACAACCGCAACTTTATTCGGTTCCTTATCAGTCACTGTGGGAACATTCGCAACAGTCAAAGAAAGTCGCATATTTGGCCTAGGAGATTTATTTGCATCCGTGACAGTAACCGTATATTCAGTTAACTGACCGGTATCTGTTGGAATGCCTGAGATAATCCCCGTTTTAGCATCCAACTGAAGCCCATTGGGAAGATTAGGAGTAATCGTAACATCGTAAGGAATAACCCCTCCAGATAAACTACATATAGGGAAGGATACAGAAGTATTAACTCCCAAAATTTTCTGATACGTACTTTGCTGAGCAACAAAACTAGGCGCAACACCTAATTCAAAATCTACTTGGCTCTCAGCACCAGATTTTCCGTCACGAACGGTCATAGTATAGACTTGCAAAGAAGACTCTTCTGTGGGAGTCCCTGTAATCTCTCCTGTTGTAGAATTCAAATTAATCCCTTTGGGAAGAGCTGGTGTAATCCCAGTAAAACTTACTGCTCCATCTGCTGCAGAAGGTGTTGCTTTTATAGGGATATAAGAAGAATTCCCCTGAGTTGTTGAGGTGTCTTTCGTTAGCATTTTCTCTTTTACTACAACAGTAATCTGAGCTCCCGTAACAACAGAAAGTTGTATTTTAATATTTTTCTGCTCTTTTTGTTGGTCAGTAACCGTAAACGTATATTCTTTCTCTCCTATCGTTGTTGCTGTTGTGCGTCCTAATATAACTCCCGTATTACTTACAGATAAGTTAGAAGGCAATGCTGGAGAAACTGTAACCTCATAGGGAGGTTCTCCTCCTGTAATTCCAAAAGCTTGAATATTGACCTGACTATCCGTTGACAAAACACGACGGTATAATTTTTGCGAAATAACAAAAGGAGGATTCACAACCAAGGCAAAAGAAGCTGAAGAACTTCTTGTTCCATGACTATCACGAACAAATAAAGTATAATTCGTCGCTGGAATACCGTACTCGGACTCTACCGTCCCGGATATTTTCCCTGTTGCACTATCTAGCTGCAGTCTTTGTGGTAAAGAAGGCTGTATTGACCACTGCTGGGTCCCTGAAAAAGACGATGTAACCGACACAGGATTCTTTCCTGCTGTATAAGATTTTGCTGTTACGATAACTTCAGGATTATCCACCTTCAAGACTGGTAAAAACTCTAATGTCGCTATTGATGTGGTATTATTCGATGTTGCTGTTACTTTAGTAATTCCAGAATAAGCATTTGTTAAAGAAAACTTAACTTTCCCTTCTGTGTCAGTGACTAACGATGAGACGTCTAGAGTTGCATGATTAGATGCTTCAGCAGTAACTGCAAAATTTGGAATAGGATTATTGTAGGCATCAACGATGGTGAATAGAACTTCTGCTTTGGCTTGATTGTTAGCTAATTGGTTATTTTGCAAAATATGGACCGACCCTGAAACATGAGCAGTTTTTTCATCAGGACCAAAAGGAATCGTTACTACATCCACAACAGAGTTAACAGCGATATCAACTTCTACCGGAGACGCCAATGTAGTTTTAATTAGCGAAGTACGAACTTTCCCTTGCGAATCTGTGAGTAGTACTTCATACCTTTCTTCCGATCCTTGAGAATAACGAACCAATACTTCTTTACCGATTAGAGGCCCATACGTTCCTGTTACAGTAAATTCAATCTCCACAAAATCTTGATCGTTCGCAATAGGAGGTGTTGTAAAATCTGTGACAAGAGATCCATTAAGAAAATATTGTCTAGCTATTGAAACGCGAGGATCTTGGCTAACTGCAATGGAAAGAGTTCCTGTTTTCGAGCGCTTCCCAGATGTATCTACAGCAAAAACCTGGAGCGTATACTCATTTGTAGGGACTATTTTTTGTTTCAAGGAGAGGCGAAGTTTATGAGGAGGCAGTTTTACCTTGTACTCTGCTCCTGATTTCCCAGAAGAGACTAACGTGATTTCCCCTCCTGCTTCAATAAAATTTTGTGCGTCCCATTCAAACTGAGCGATCGTCTTAGTACTAGGACATTTCAACGTAACTGTTGAGGACGCGAACTCTATATCAGAAATCGATGAAGGCGAAACAAAAATATCATAGGTATATTCAGAATAGTCGAAGACAATGACATTATTTCTACTGACAAAGTTATAACGGTTTTCATTTAGAAATCGCATCTTTGTGACTAAAAGAGGATTTAGTTGAGAAGCAAAACTTTCTCCAAATCGATAATTCAGTCGTACATTGAACAGAGTGTAATGCCGAGGAAATTTACTCATACGATGATCGATCCCTAAAGAAAGGAGCGGGAAAGGAGTAAATTCTACTCCAGTCGTAACCACGAAAGGATCGTGCTGTAAATCACTTCTTCCAAATAACGAAACTTTTTTTCCGAAATACTGTTCATAAAAAATCTTTCCTCCTAAATGAGGAAGGAAAGGAAGCCAGTAGTGAAGACGGAAATCTAATCCATTTGCAGGAGATTCTTGATAATCAGGGCGTATAGAAGAATGATGGCGAGAAGATAGACCAATATAACCATTCATAGAGAATTGCAAAAAGTTGGTCCAAGACTCCAAACCTAGCCCCAAGCGCGCATTGTCTCCTGTTAAATCATAATCACAGAAGGCATTGGCTCCCAACATCCAATTTTTTCTAAAAATGCGTCCGCCCCCGCCAAGATTAACAATATCTCTGCGGTCAAGGTTATGTCTGAAACCTAGCTGAGAAAAAAACAAAAACTCTAACGAATCATAAACGGGGAAAAGCCAATCGATAGCAGTATGTTCAAAAGGATACTCCCTTTCTCCAGGGAAAAAATCTAATCGTAAAGCCCCAAGCCTAGACCATGGACGATAGTCTAAAGAAGGCACAGGAAGGTGATTCCGATGATTAACGTCCTCCATAGAGCTATTTCGCAGAGAACGCTGTTCCTCTCCAGAAAGAGATAAAAAAGCTTGGCTTAAACAAAGTAGTAAGAAGGCCTGTCTATCCCGATACATCTACATTCCCCCTCTTCCTGCAGCAA
The Chlamydia sp. genome window above contains:
- a CDS encoding inverse autotransporter beta domain-containing protein, with product MYRDRQAFLLLCLSQAFLSLSGEEQRSLRNSSMEDVNHRNHLPVPSLDYRPWSRLGALRLDFFPGEREYPFEHTAIDWLFPVYDSLEFLFFSQLGFRHNLDRRDIVNLGGGGRIFRKNWMLGANAFCDYDLTGDNARLGLGLESWTNFLQFSMNGYIGLSSRHHSSIRPDYQESPANGLDFRLHYWLPFLPHLGGKIFYEQYFGKKVSLFGRSDLQHDPFVVTTGVEFTPFPLLSLGIDHRMSKFPRHYTLFNVRLNYRFGESFASQLNPLLVTKMRFLNENRYNFVSRNNVIVFDYSEYTYDIFVSPSSISDIEFASSTVTLKCPSTKTIAQFEWDAQNFIEAGGEITLVSSGKSGAEYKVKLPPHKLRLSLKQKIVPTNEYTLQVFAVDTSGKRSKTGTLSIAVSQDPRVSIARQYFLNGSLVTDFTTPPIANDQDFVEIEFTVTGTYGPLIGKEVLVRYSQGSEERYEVLLTDSQGKVRTSLIKTTLASPVEVDIAVNSVVDVVTIPFGPDEKTAHVSGSVHILQNNQLANNQAKAEVLFTIVDAYNNPIPNFAVTAEASNHATLDVSSLVTDTEGKVKFSLTNAYSGITKVTATSNNTTSIATLEFLPVLKVDNPEVIVTAKSYTAGKNPVSVTSSFSGTQQWSIQPSLPQRLQLDSATGKISGTVESEYGIPATNYTLFVRDSHGTRSSSASFALVVNPPFVISQKLYRRVLSTDSQVNIQAFGITGGEPPYEVTVSPALPSNLSVSNTGVILGRTTATTIGEKEYTFTVTDQQKEQKNIKIQLSVVTGAQITVVVKEKMLTKDTSTTQGNSSYIPIKATPSAADGAVSFTGITPALPKGINLNSTTGEITGTPTEESSLQVYTMTVRDGKSGAESQVDFELGVAPSFVAQQSTYQKILGVNTSVSFPICSLSGGVIPYDVTITPNLPNGLQLDAKTGIISGIPTDTGQLTEYTVTVTDANKSPRPNMRLSLTVANVPTVTDKEPNKVAVVGSYLNYTPLSATSAVTGKSVTFTNISPALPAGLSWRSSDGSIYGTPQAVTSQDTFTFTIRDGGTGAEIQKSFKLSVFPKLTFSQKLYNKTLIAGTYVDIEVLSITNGSGDYELVDQTSLPSGLSLDLEGTGASRSVKLKGTPTSSQTEASYTFQVKDRQSGLFTGSRTLKLTVSGGKTFRRQLSESVLFDYIRQNQIPLEMIQERHPSTVGLGIGASVTFKEIPQKNRVKRKRDYKIRRPIIRKRSFVGNFEKAIRMIKLGGGIADSRWPHIWGRDVLFTNLSEKIPTGMSIPQDCEIKRELNSMSVLPIFVAKD